The genomic stretch AACCAAGGACTCGACGCAGCCCGCGGCGACTGGATCACCTTCATCGACTCAGACGACGAATACCACCCCGAATTCCTCGAAAAACTTCACGAGGCGGCGCGCACTCACGATGCCGACATCGCCGTATGCGGGCATACCATCAGACACAGCGACGGTACCGAAGTGCACCGGGCAAAAGTTACCCCCGGAGTGCACGAAGGCGAAGATATTGCCATTGAGTTTTTGGAAGACCGCTACACCGGGTTCATGTGCGATAAAATCTTCCGTGCCCAACTATTTGATGGGGTGCGGTTCGCCGAAGACATTCATCGCGCAGAAGATGCCCTCGTCGTCTTTGCCTGCTGCATGAAGGCGAAGCGCCTGGTCGGCATCACCGATCACCTCTACACCTACAGGATGGAACAGGGCGGGCTGACCTGGGGGCGCATCACACCCGTTGAAGAGAGTATTCGCCACACTGACTATATGCGCCGCGTTGCCGGAGATTTACTGAAAACCCCGCGAGGCAAAAACGCTTTTGCCGCATCTACAAGCGTCACCTTTCTCAATAATGCGCAGCAGGCTCTTCTTGCCGGCGGTTCGGATGCATCCGGCGTTATCTCCGCATGCCGAAAACAGCTTTCGTGGGGTCAGGTTTTTGCGACTCTGCGTTCACGCCCACTCATGGGTGCTGCGGGTGCTCTCTTGAAGCTCTCGCCAAAGCTATACCGGGTGCTTTACGGCGCTTATGTCAAACGTAACTACGGCCTTTAACCCTATATCGATCCAGGAAAAATTTTATGCGTACCCCTCGTACCAGCATCATCATGCCGGTCTACAACACCGCCAACACCGTCATCAACGCCATACAATCCGTCCGAAACCAAACAGACCCCAACTTTGAACTCCTCATCATGATCGACGGATCCCCCGATGACTCCGCCGACATCATCACCGCATACCACAAGAAAAACCCCGACACCCGCATCCACATCTTCAACAACCCCGAAAACAAAGGCCTCTCTGCTATGCGTAATCAGGGGCTCGAACATGCACGAGGTGACTGGGTAGTTTTCCCCGATTCCGATGATGCCCTCGAACCTACCTTTTTGGAACGGCTACATCAGCAGGCTGAGCTTACCGGGGCAGACGTGGTGAATTGTGCTCATAACATGGTAGATACGCGGGGGCACAAGACTAAACGCCTCAAGGGTACACCGGGTATACGCACCGGTGAACAAGCAGCTTACGAGCTTCTGCAAGATGAACTTTCCCCCTACGCTTGGGATAAAATCATTCGCCGTTCTCTTTTCAACGATGTTCGTTACCCCGATATTGAGCGCGCCGAAGATGAATGCGCTCTCCTCAAGTGCTACTTGGCGGCACAGAGCGTATCAGTAATAGACGATCCTCTCTACAACTACTCCGTAACTCCAGACAGTCTGACATGGAGTCGCATTACCCCGGTAGAAGAAACACATCGCCTCATCGCATATTTTGAGGAAGCTCTCGGAGAGCACCGCAGCAAACCCGATGCGCAAAAAGCCCTAACCGTCGCGCGAGTTCTTGCGTTTCTTAACAACGCCCAGCAAGCATTAGTGGTCGGCGGTGACAGTGCGCGAGAGACACTACGTGAATGCCGCAAAGGTTTCACCTATACGCAAGCGCTCACAACACTTCGCACCAATCGAGTTTTTGGAGCAGCGGGAGTACTTCTTAAAACTTCCCCAAAACTCTACCGTGTTTTATACGGAATATATATAAAACGTACTTATAAAATGTAGAATATGAATTTTGGTACTGTCACGTATCTATAAGCATAAACAGCAGTCATAAAACACAAAGGGTTGGTATGGTAGGCTCCACACGCGATAATTCCCTTCACCTTAAGGGAACAAAATCCTCAAAGCAGCGCCGTGTGTACCTTGACCTCATCAATTCGGTGGCAATCATGTGGGTGGTACTCCTGCATGTGCGTTTTATTACCCCGGATAATCCTTCATCTTCGGCGTGGTGGGTTGAAAATATCCTATCTGGCTTCGGGGTTGCGGCAGTTCCTCTATTCTTTATGGCGACTGGCATTAATCTCTTGGATTTTACTCGCCGCGAGTCTATAGGAACGTTCTATCGCAAGCGTTTTACCAAAATTCTGATTCCCATGATCTTATGGGCGCAGGTCTATCTTTTCGTTCATATGTGGACGGGTTCTACTCCGTTTCCCGGAGTTCACGAAATTCTGCGAACATTAGTAGCCCCCAGCAGCGAGGCAGCCACCTTCTGGTATCTTGAGGCCTTAGTCGGCGTCTATCTAGTGCTTCCGATTTTCTCTTACGCCATACGTGGTGCTCAGACGGAACAAACTACCACGGCACGCACCGGATTCTTCTGGCTTATGGCGGCACTCGGACTTGTCTTACCGATTATCACCCAGGCAATCCACCTGATCTACCCTCACGTCCTACCCGAGTTTGTTGCACCCATCACCGGGTATCTTGGGTTCTGTCTTCTTGGGTATGCACTTGCCAATACCGAATTTTCTCGTGCGTGGCGCATCGCTATTTATCTGTTGGGCATCGTGGGATTAGGAGGATTTATCTTCGGCAGTGCTTATTTAATTGAGCATCGCCCAACATTCGTGCCTCTGGCACACGGATACCTTGCAGTTCCAGCAATTTTATGGGCAAGCGCGGTCTTGGTGTTCTGCAAGTATTCACGCATCGGCCAAGCATCGCCCACGGTGCAGAATATTCTAAAACGCCTTGCGGCTCTCACGTTCGGGGTTTATCTGGTACATCTTCTTATCATCCAAATTCTACAGGCGGTAAACTTCTCGCTGACTAAAGTGCAGTGGGAAGTTCCCTATGCACTCTTCGTGTGGGCTTTATCCGCCGCGATTGTGTGGATGCTGCGGCTCATTCCTCCGGTACGCCGCTGGATTCTGCCCTAATAAGTTTTACTCCGAGAAATCGTTGAGGGGTTTACCCACAGTATATTGACGCAACGCTGCGAAATTTGTGGAAGCATAAACTCGCCCTCAATATATAAGTGAGCTCACCGAGAAAGACTGTTAAATTTCTACCGTTAAATAATCTCATCTAAATCACACTGTTCAGGTAGAATTTAGATAGTTTGTGTCACTCACTGATGGTCACTGTAGATCATCTAATAACTCAGGAGCAACCGCGTGCTGCATAACAATATACAGAGATACCCTACGCTTTATGAAGGGGTATTTGAGCGTGCCAATTCACTCAATTTTTTAAGACTTATTCTCGCTTCTTGTGTGATTTTCTCCCATACACCCTACCTTGTCATGGGCGCCAAAGTAGACGAGCACCCTATTGTGCACAACTTTTATGTATTTGGTGACTACGCGGTTAATGCATTTTTCTGCATTTCAGGTTTTCTGATTGCGCATAGCGCCTACCGCAGCGGGGCAGGTTCTTATCTTGTGAAACGTGTGCTCCGTATTTTTCCCGGTTATTGGGTTTCTATTCTTTTTGTGGTTGCCCTTGGCGGCCCGATCTCGGTCATAACGGGGCACGCCGCAACGGGGTGGGACTGGGCAGATGCTCTTCACTACATTCGCAGCAATTACGATCTGATGGCGCTTCAGTATCCGCTCTTTGGCGGGCCCATTGACGTTCCTCTGGAATTTCCTTCATGGAATGGGTCTGTCTGGAGCCTAGAATATGAATTCTTCTGCTACCTCCTATTACTTCCGCTTTTTTACCTGCCCTTGATTCGCAAGAATCTGAAAATCTTTATTCCGCTGGCATACCTCATAAGCCTGAGCTACTACCTGTGTAACCAATATCTGGGGTACGACTTTATGAGCCAAGCCTTCGGGCTTCACCCGCGCGACCTCAACGCTTCGGCACGTATGTACCCGCTTTTCTTTGCGGGTTCCCTACTTTACCTATTCAGCCGCAAAATCAGGGTTTACCCGGTGCTGTCGGCTCTGTGCGTTGCAGCCGGGGTGTATTTCACATGGTTGGCGCCGTATGCGGATGTTTTGCAGTGGACCCAGCTTATTCTCGCTTACGGAATCATTGGTTTAGGATGTTCCATCAACGTTTCTTGGGCGCGCACCAATGACATTTCCTATGGCGTATATGTGTATGCGTGGCCAGTACAACAAATCCTGGTGATGCTCGGGTCGGTATCCCTGGGCTTAGCGGCCAATATTTTCTTGGATCTGATACTCACCTTCGGTATTGCCTGGCTTTCCTGGATGTTTATCGAAAAACCCGCGATGAACCTGGCACGGCATCCCATCGTGACGGGCAGCAAACGCAGGGAACCATCCCCACCACCCACGCACAGTACATCAGATACGCCCGCATCACAGGCGGATGAGCCCGCAGCGGCTCAGATACCGCGTCCTCTGGGGCATCCCATACAGTTCTCATAAAAGCATCAAGGGGCGGCTTATCGTAGCCGCCCCTTTTCTATACGTATTAGTGGGTTTCACCTCGTGAGGTATTCTCAACCAGCATCTCCCGTAAAGCCTCGCCCTCACTGAGCGCCTGCGTGGAACGGGCGTGAATCCTCATCGCCGCCAGATGCACCACGAACCCGCAGATAGGGCCCGCATAGAGCGCAACTAGGGCTCGCCCCACCACCGGAAGAGGAGTTAAAAACGCTACCGCGATAACTACCACAGCGGCGGTTGCCCACCCCGTTACATACGCACGATGGCGCCCAATCGCCAACACCATATTCCCCGACAGGGAAATTAACGCCAGCACGGCGGAGGCAAAAACCAATACCGCCATGACTGTACCGGTGATAACTTCGGCATAAGCATCATTCTGATTAGCTTCCGGCGGGTAAATCAGCCTAAAAAGCATAGGAGCTACCAGGTATGCGGCACCGGCGCCGAACGCCCCGAGCCCCAGCACCGCTACAGCAGGTTTTAGAAAAGCCGCTAACGGGCGATGCTGCTGCTTCAAGAACGCCGAAACAGCCACCCCCTGAAACGCCTGCAGGGGAATCATAATCGGCGAGCGCGTAATAGAAATCGCCAAAAAGAGCGCACCCATAACGAGTTTGGTGTGTTCACTCTGGTTCGGCTCGCTGCCGTCCAAAATATTGGGAAAGCCCATCATAATCACAGCAGCGGATGCCGAGGACAGGAACGACCAGATCAGGTTCATGCTGAGCTGTTTGACCTCAATATCGGCGCGTGCCGCCCAGGCTTTGCGCCCGCCGGGAAGAAAGAGGGCAAGAAGTATCCACAACGCCATAGGGGTTACGGTGGCGACTTCCAGACCCGTGAGCGTGGGAACCGCGAATGCTGCGGCGATCATCAGCACGAGACGACCCGCCGATTCTAGGGCGCCGATCCCGGCGAAGAGATACCAGCTGTCGCGCCCAGCACTGGCACCGCTCATGGTTGCCTGCAATGCGTAAAAGGCTACACCTGCGGCAATGGATCCTACCGCCCACGGGGTATTTGTAGGAATTTGATCGTGCGCCCACAGCGGGGAGGTGAGCACCACGAGAAGCCCCGCTAACAGACCGAAAGCACCGGCAACATATACCACGCGCACCCGGTATACGCCGTCACGCCGTGCTGCGCCAACCGCGCGGGTTACTTCCGGCTGAATGCCCGTAATAATACCGGTTACCGCGAAGAGCGCACCCCAGAACAGCAGAAACTCTTTCATCTGGATACCGCCGAGCGCATGATTAGCGATAACGGTAGTGCCTAAAGTCGCCAGCGCCGTCAACACCGAGGACGCTAAAAGCGCCATCGATTGATACCGGCTGATAGTCCCGCCGGCTGTGCCCTGCTGATCCGTATTCTCGGGGGTTATGTTCTCTGGGGCGGGGTCATCCTGGGGTGTGTTCTTCGCGCCAGCCATAGGACCTTACTTCACCACATGAACGGCAAGGTTCTTCACACCCTGCCATTTCTTCGCCAGGGCCGCCTTCGGAAGCAGCGTCAGCGCGTGAGCACGGGATGAGAAGCGGATGCGCGCCACCCGCGCTGCCTTCTTCCACCCGAGCTCGTCCATCTCGGCGGCCATCGTCTTGTAGTAGCCGCGTTCCTCTTCAAAGCGGGTGCCTTCCAGGGCACGCCATGACGAGTCGGAACCACCGTGACGCCGGTACATGAAGGCTACCTGCGGATCGTAGTAGAGGGCGCCGCCGCGCATCGTAATATCGAGGATAAGCGCCATATCTTGGATAACGTTAAGGCCTTCACGGAATCCGGTATCGACAATAGCCTCAGCACGCCAACCGAGCGAGGGGAAATAGAACCAGGCACCGCGCAGCAGAGAGACCGCGAGCTCTTCACCCTGAAGAACCGCCTCTGCCGCAGGACGGTAGTGTTCTTTCGTGCGCTCCACAAGGGTATTAGACAGCGCATTATTTTCGTCAATAACCACCACACCGGGCTGGAAAATACTGGCTTCTGGGTGGGCGGCGGCGGAATCTACCAGCCACTGCACATAGTTGGGGAGCATCACGTCATCCGCACCCATAACGGTTACAAGGTCGTTCTCTACAAAGGTCAGACACTTACGGTAGTTGGCGTTCGCGCCCAGGTTCGTTTCATTGCGCATATAAGTGATGCGCTCATCGTTCAGCGAGGCAAACCAGCCGGGAATAGACTCGTCCGGGTAGCCGTCATCCACTACAATCAGGCGCCAGTCGGGGTTGGTCTGCCGCACGATAGAAAGCACAGCCTGTTTCATCATTGAAACATCGCCGTAGTAGGGGAAGAGGATATCAACGGTCATCGTGTTCAGCTCCAGAGGTTGAGTCTTGGGGGTCTTGATCGGGATCTTGCGGGGTGCGATGCGCTGGCGCACCACCGGGCTGCTCGTGAAGCGCCCGCAAGATAGCCACTTCTTCGGCAAGGATGCGCGTCTTCTCCGAAAGCCTGGAGACCTCTAAGGTGAGGTGCAGGCATACGGACATCAACAGCACTATAGAGAGCAGGAAGAGCAGGTTAACCGGCAGCGTTAAACCCACAAATTCGGTAATACCGTCCAGCAGTCCGGGGAATATTCCCAGCACAATAATGGCGGCACCGACACCCAGCCACAGGGCCGCGTATTTTTCTTTCATCTTCAGGTTGCGCACCTGAATAATAACGAGCGTACAAATACACAGCGCAACGATAAGGAAGAATATACTAGCGCTCATGCTGATCCTTCCTATCAGTCTTTTTACGGTTCATCGAAATCCAGTAGGCAAAGAGTGAACGAACAAGATAAACCGCCGATTTCACCGGACCGGAGGAAGGTGTTCCGCCTTGACGCTCGCGCATTCTCACGGGGGTCTGCTTCACACGCAGACCCTGTCGAATAGCCATAGCGGTAACGTCGATGGTATCGCCTAAATACTCGGCGGGCAGGAATTTACAGTAGAACTTGATACCTCTGCGGTTGGCGATTTTGAAG from Rothia dentocariosa ATCC 17931 encodes the following:
- a CDS encoding glycosyltransferase family 2 protein, giving the protein MTVDILFPYYGDVSMMKQAVLSIVRQTNPDWRLIVVDDGYPDESIPGWFASLNDERITYMRNETNLGANANYRKCLTFVENDLVTVMGADDVMLPNYVQWLVDSAAAHPEASIFQPGVVVIDENNALSNTLVERTKEHYRPAAEAVLQGEELAVSLLRGAWFYFPSLGWRAEAIVDTGFREGLNVIQDMALILDITMRGGALYYDPQVAFMYRRHGGSDSSWRALEGTRFEEERGYYKTMAAEMDELGWKKAARVARIRFSSRAHALTLLPKAALAKKWQGVKNLAVHVVK
- a CDS encoding acyltransferase; its protein translation is MVGSTRDNSLHLKGTKSSKQRRVYLDLINSVAIMWVVLLHVRFITPDNPSSSAWWVENILSGFGVAAVPLFFMATGINLLDFTRRESIGTFYRKRFTKILIPMILWAQVYLFVHMWTGSTPFPGVHEILRTLVAPSSEAATFWYLEALVGVYLVLPIFSYAIRGAQTEQTTTARTGFFWLMAALGLVLPIITQAIHLIYPHVLPEFVAPITGYLGFCLLGYALANTEFSRAWRIAIYLLGIVGLGGFIFGSAYLIEHRPTFVPLAHGYLAVPAILWASAVLVFCKYSRIGQASPTVQNILKRLAALTFGVYLVHLLIIQILQAVNFSLTKVQWEVPYALFVWALSAAIVWMLRLIPPVRRWILP
- a CDS encoding acyltransferase family protein, giving the protein MLHNNIQRYPTLYEGVFERANSLNFLRLILASCVIFSHTPYLVMGAKVDEHPIVHNFYVFGDYAVNAFFCISGFLIAHSAYRSGAGSYLVKRVLRIFPGYWVSILFVVALGGPISVITGHAATGWDWADALHYIRSNYDLMALQYPLFGGPIDVPLEFPSWNGSVWSLEYEFFCYLLLLPLFYLPLIRKNLKIFIPLAYLISLSYYLCNQYLGYDFMSQAFGLHPRDLNASARMYPLFFAGSLLYLFSRKIRVYPVLSALCVAAGVYFTWLAPYADVLQWTQLILAYGIIGLGCSINVSWARTNDISYGVYVYAWPVQQILVMLGSVSLGLAANIFLDLILTFGIAWLSWMFIEKPAMNLARHPIVTGSKRREPSPPPTHSTSDTPASQADEPAAAQIPRPLGHPIQFS
- a CDS encoding glycosyltransferase family 2 protein, translated to MRTPRTSIIMPVYNTANTVINAIQSVRNQTDPNFELLIMIDGSPDDSADIITAYHKKNPDTRIHIFNNPENKGVSAVRNQGLDAARGDWITFIDSDDEYHPEFLEKLHEAARTHDADIAVCGHTIRHSDGTEVHRAKVTPGVHEGEDIAIEFLEDRYTGFMCDKIFRAQLFDGVRFAEDIHRAEDALVVFACCMKAKRLVGITDHLYTYRMEQGGLTWGRITPVEESIRHTDYMRRVAGDLLKTPRGKNAFAASTSVTFLNNAQQALLAGGSDASGVISACRKQLSWGQVFATLRSRPLMGAAGALLKLSPKLYRVLYGAYVKRNYGL
- a CDS encoding glycosyltransferase family 2 protein, which produces MRTPRTSIIMPVYNTANTVINAIQSVRNQTDPNFELLIMIDGSPDDSADIITAYHKKNPDTRIHIFNNPENKGLSAMRNQGLEHARGDWVVFPDSDDALEPTFLERLHQQAELTGADVVNCAHNMVDTRGHKTKRLKGTPGIRTGEQAAYELLQDELSPYAWDKIIRRSLFNDVRYPDIERAEDECALLKCYLAAQSVSVIDDPLYNYSVTPDSLTWSRITPVEETHRLIAYFEEALGEHRSKPDAQKALTVARVLAFLNNAQQALVVGGDSARETLRECRKGFTYTQALTTLRTNRVFGAAGVLLKTSPKLYRVLYGIYIKRTYKM
- a CDS encoding DUF2304 domain-containing protein, with product MSASIFFLIVALCICTLVIIQVRNLKMKEKYAALWLGVGAAIIVLGIFPGLLDGITEFVGLTLPVNLLFLLSIVLLMSVCLHLTLEVSRLSEKTRILAEEVAILRALHEQPGGAPAHRTPQDPDQDPQDSTSGAEHDDR